The Candidatus Methanomethylicota archaeon genome contains the following window.
ATAGCTATGATTTACGTGTTATGGTGCTCTAAGTAGTAGTGTTACCAATGCGGCTACTACGCTCACCAGTAGTGGCAAGTTGAATGCTACAAATAGCTTCATGAATAGGTTTATAGATCCCTCCAACCTAGCAACCCTCTGCTCGAGAGCACCAACCCTCTGCTCAAGACTACTGATCCTCCCATCAACCCTCCCAATATCCTCCCTAAACTCCCCCCTAAGAGCCTCTATATCGCTTTTGAATTCCTTCCTCAAAGCCTCTATATCACTTTTAACTTCCTTCCTCAAGGATTCTATATCACTCTTCGTCGCTGC
Protein-coding sequences here:
- a CDS encoding CCDC90 family protein is translated as AATKSDIESLRKEVKSDIEALRKEFKSDIEALRGEFREDIGRVDGRISSLEQRVGALEQRVARLEGSINLFMKLFVAFNLPLLVSVVAALVTLLLRAP